A portion of the Bacillus thuringiensis genome contains these proteins:
- a CDS encoding helix-turn-helix domain-containing protein: MIFSERLKEEREKRNWSQNDLAEKLHVSRQSVSKWETGKNYPSIEIIIHLSDLFGITIDELLRSDEELTQKIIEDSKQLAYPKWKVFFDSLFMIGVFLFIAKIVVWMLNKFAGASITIVADAPYVMNLLPLVFMIIGGIGSDKLKKIYK; encoded by the coding sequence ATGATTTTTAGTGAGCGTTTAAAAGAAGAAAGGGAAAAAAGAAATTGGTCGCAAAATGATTTGGCTGAAAAACTTCATGTGAGCAGGCAATCTGTTTCGAAATGGGAGACGGGAAAGAACTATCCGAGCATTGAAATTATTATTCATTTAAGTGATCTGTTCGGTATTACAATTGATGAACTGCTAAGGAGTGATGAAGAATTGACGCAGAAAATAATTGAAGATAGTAAGCAATTGGCGTATCCAAAATGGAAGGTGTTTTTTGATAGTCTATTTATGATAGGAGTATTTTTGTTTATTGCAAAAATCGTTGTATGGATGCTAAATAAGTTTGCTGGAGCAAGTATTACAATTGTAGCAGATGCGCCATATGTAATGAATCTTTTGCCCCTTGTATTCATGATTATAGGTGGTATAGGTTCCGATAAGTTGAAGAAAATATATAAATAG
- the glpP gene encoding glycerol uptake operon antiterminator GlpP, protein MEFHEQKILPAVRQIKDLEKLLHSSYEYIVILDIHVGQLKSVISLAKQYCKKVFLHVDLIHGLQSDGHATEYLCQEFRPYGLLSTKAGVIMKAKQKGVVAIQRIFLIDSSAMEKSCNLLDKTKPDYIEVLPGAMTDIIAEVKERTGVPILAGGFIRTVEDVERALNAGATAITTSKRELWKHYQKK, encoded by the coding sequence ATGGAATTTCATGAACAGAAAATTTTGCCGGCAGTGAGGCAAATTAAAGATTTGGAAAAGCTATTACATAGTTCGTATGAATATATCGTTATTTTAGATATTCATGTCGGCCAATTGAAGAGTGTTATATCACTTGCGAAGCAATATTGTAAAAAGGTGTTTTTACATGTGGATTTAATTCATGGCTTGCAGAGTGATGGGCATGCGACGGAATATTTATGTCAGGAGTTTAGACCGTACGGGTTACTTTCGACAAAGGCCGGCGTAATTATGAAGGCGAAGCAAAAAGGTGTTGTGGCAATACAACGCATCTTTTTAATCGATTCGAGTGCGATGGAGAAGAGCTGCAATCTTTTAGATAAGACGAAACCGGATTATATTGAGGTGCTTCCAGGAGCAATGACGGATATTATCGCTGAAGTGAAAGAGCGTACTGGTGTACCGATTTTAGCAGGTGGTTTTATTCGTACTGTAGAAGATGTGGAAAGAGCTTTAAACGCTGGTGCGACAGCGATTACGACGTCAAAACGCGAACTATGGAAACATTACCAAAAAAAGTGA
- the glpF gene encoding glycerol uptake facilitator protein GlpF has protein sequence MSAFLGELIGTALLIVLGGGVCAGVSLKKSFAKDSGWIVITMGWGLAVAVAAYAVGSISGAHLNPALTIGLAFKGAFPWSDVPGYIVAQMIGAIIGAVIVYLHYLPHWKETEDPGTKLGVFATGPAIPNTFANLLSEMIGTFVLVFGILAIGANKFADGLNPFIVGFLIVSIGLSLGGTTGYAINPARDLGPRIAHFFLPIAGKGGSNWKYAWIPVVGPILGGSLAGLFHQVVFEGKQNAALIYVIIATVIVLAISYMTSKKSGSNTNSRKVA, from the coding sequence ATGTCAGCATTTTTAGGAGAGTTAATAGGGACTGCGTTGTTAATCGTACTTGGTGGCGGCGTTTGTGCTGGTGTAAGTTTAAAGAAATCGTTTGCGAAAGATTCAGGTTGGATTGTTATTACAATGGGCTGGGGCTTAGCAGTAGCGGTTGCAGCGTATGCGGTTGGATCAATTAGTGGGGCACATTTGAATCCAGCTTTAACGATAGGACTAGCATTTAAGGGAGCGTTCCCATGGAGTGACGTACCAGGTTATATCGTAGCACAAATGATTGGGGCAATTATTGGGGCAGTTATCGTATATTTACATTACTTACCACACTGGAAAGAAACAGAAGATCCAGGAACAAAGTTAGGCGTATTTGCAACAGGTCCAGCAATTCCGAACACATTTGCAAACCTTTTAAGTGAAATGATTGGAACATTCGTTTTAGTATTTGGTATATTAGCAATTGGTGCAAATAAATTTGCAGATGGATTAAATCCATTTATCGTAGGTTTCTTAATTGTAAGTATTGGTTTATCATTAGGTGGGACAACAGGATACGCAATTAACCCGGCTCGTGATTTAGGTCCGCGTATCGCACACTTCTTCCTTCCGATTGCAGGAAAAGGCGGTTCAAACTGGAAGTATGCATGGATTCCAGTAGTTGGTCCAATTCTAGGTGGATCACTTGCAGGATTATTCCATCAAGTTGTATTTGAAGGAAAACAAAATGCAGCACTTATTTATGTGATTATCGCAACTGTGATTGTACTAGCAATCTCTTATATGACAAGTAAAAAAAGCGGAAGCAATACAAATAGTAGAAAAGTAGCATAA
- the glpK gene encoding glycerol kinase GlpK, which yields MKKYILSLDQGTTSSRAILFNKKGEIVHSAQKEFTQHFPKPGWVEHNAQEIWGSILAVIATCLSEADVKPEQIAGIGITNQRETTVVWDKTTSKPIYNAIVWQSRQTAEICDELKEKGYSEMVREKTGLLIDAYFSGTKVKWILDNVEGAREKAENGDLLFGTIDSWLVWKLSGGKAHVTDYSNASRTLMFNIHDLQWDDELLDMLTIPKSMLPEVRPSSEIYGETIDYHFFGQNVPIAGVAGDQQAALFGQACFGEGMAKNTYGTGCFMLMNTGEKAVASEHGLLTTIAWGIDGKVNYALEGSIFVAGSAIQWLRDGMRMFKDASESEVYASRVESTDGVYIVPAFVGLGTPYWDSEVRGAMFGVTRGTTKEHFIRATLESLAYQTKDVLCAMEADSGIELNTLRVDGGAVKNNFLMKFQSDILDVPVERPVINETTALGAAYLAGLAVGYWKNQDEIKSQWHMDKRFEPTMEAETSEELYAGWKKAIEATKAFK from the coding sequence ATGAAAAAATATATTCTTTCATTAGACCAAGGAACAACAAGCTCACGTGCAATTTTATTCAATAAAAAAGGTGAAATTGTTCATTCAGCTCAAAAAGAGTTTACACAACATTTTCCAAAGCCAGGCTGGGTAGAGCATAATGCACAAGAAATTTGGGGATCTATTTTAGCAGTTATCGCAACTTGCTTAAGCGAAGCAGATGTAAAACCAGAACAAATCGCTGGTATCGGTATTACGAACCAACGTGAAACAACGGTTGTATGGGATAAAACAACTAGTAAACCAATTTATAACGCAATCGTATGGCAATCTCGCCAAACAGCTGAAATTTGTGATGAGTTAAAAGAAAAAGGTTATAGCGAAATGGTTCGCGAAAAAACAGGTCTTTTAATTGATGCATACTTCTCTGGTACGAAAGTAAAGTGGATTTTAGATAACGTTGAAGGTGCAAGAGAGAAAGCTGAAAACGGCGATCTATTATTCGGAACAATTGATTCGTGGCTTGTATGGAAACTATCTGGTGGTAAAGCACACGTAACAGATTATTCAAACGCATCACGTACGTTAATGTTTAACATTCACGACTTACAGTGGGATGATGAGCTTCTAGACATGTTAACAATACCAAAGAGTATGCTTCCAGAAGTACGTCCATCATCTGAAATATATGGAGAAACAATTGATTACCACTTCTTCGGTCAAAATGTACCGATTGCAGGTGTAGCTGGTGACCAGCAAGCAGCATTATTTGGACAAGCTTGTTTCGGTGAAGGTATGGCGAAGAACACTTACGGAACTGGTTGCTTTATGTTAATGAACACAGGTGAAAAAGCAGTAGCTTCTGAGCACGGTCTATTAACAACAATTGCATGGGGAATAGATGGTAAGGTAAACTACGCATTAGAAGGAAGTATTTTCGTAGCAGGTTCTGCAATTCAGTGGTTACGCGACGGAATGCGCATGTTTAAAGATGCAAGTGAGAGTGAAGTATATGCTTCTCGCGTTGAATCAACTGACGGTGTATACATTGTACCAGCGTTCGTTGGACTAGGAACACCTTACTGGGATAGTGAAGTACGCGGCGCTATGTTTGGTGTAACACGCGGTACGACGAAAGAGCATTTCATTCGTGCAACGCTAGAATCTTTAGCTTACCAAACGAAAGATGTATTATGTGCAATGGAAGCAGATTCAGGTATTGAACTGAACACATTACGTGTTGATGGCGGAGCAGTTAAAAATAACTTCTTAATGAAGTTCCAAAGTGATATTCTAGATGTTCCTGTAGAGCGTCCAGTGATCAACGAAACAACGGCTCTAGGTGCAGCATACTTAGCTGGTCTTGCGGTTGGATATTGGAAAAACCAAGATGAAATTAAATCACAGTGGCATATGGACAAACGCTTTGAACCAACGATGGAAGCGGAAACAAGCGAAGAGCTATATGCTGGATGGAAAAAAGCAATTGAAGCAACAAAAGCTTTCAAATAA
- the glpD gene encoding aerobic glycerol-3-phosphate dehydrogenase, with translation MKFSSKQRKDVLNGVNKQELDVIVIGGGITGSGIALDGATRGLSTIVFEMQDFAAGTSSRSTKLVHGGLRYLKQLEVKMVAEVGKERAIVYENGPHVTTPEWMLLPFHTGGTFGSFSTSIGLRVYDFLAGVKRSERRKMFNREETLNKEPLVKKEGLKGGGYYVEYRTDDARLTIEVMKEAIEHGAKAVNYAKVDSFLYKDGKVCGVRVIDLLDGEVYEVYGKKIVNAAGPWVDTLREKDNSKKGKVLQLSKGVHLVIDQKRFPLGQAIYFDTPDKRMVFAIPRGGKTYVGTTDTFYDKDAAVPQMTTEDRTYIINAINYMFPSVKITEKDIESSWAGVRPLIYEEGKNASEISRKDEIWTSESGLITIAGGKLTGYRKMAEMVVDYVTNLLQKEGHSAYPKSDTKHMPISGGHVDGSHGFPAFVAKKADEGTKSGLTKVQAEEFAKFYGSNVDVLFDLAKKHKEEAKEYNMPLDVLIPLVYAMDYEMTAKPVDFFVRRRGAVFFNIHWVYEWKEAVINYMAAKLGWSKEEQMKYTAELEKALTDAVIPVDQQEQAAALA, from the coding sequence ATGAAATTTTCAAGTAAACAACGTAAAGACGTATTAAACGGAGTAAATAAACAAGAGTTAGATGTGATCGTAATTGGTGGAGGTATTACTGGTTCTGGTATTGCATTAGATGGAGCAACACGCGGGTTATCAACAATTGTGTTTGAAATGCAGGACTTTGCAGCAGGTACATCAAGTCGTTCAACGAAGCTTGTACACGGTGGTCTACGTTATTTAAAACAACTTGAAGTGAAAATGGTAGCAGAGGTGGGTAAAGAGCGTGCGATCGTATATGAGAACGGTCCCCATGTAACAACACCAGAGTGGATGTTACTTCCGTTCCATACAGGCGGTACGTTCGGATCATTTAGTACATCAATTGGTCTTCGTGTATACGACTTCTTAGCAGGTGTAAAACGAAGCGAGCGCAGAAAGATGTTTAACCGTGAAGAAACATTAAATAAAGAGCCTCTTGTGAAAAAAGAAGGATTAAAAGGCGGCGGTTACTACGTAGAATATCGTACAGATGATGCGCGTCTTACAATTGAAGTAATGAAAGAAGCGATTGAGCATGGTGCGAAAGCTGTTAACTACGCAAAAGTAGACAGTTTCTTATATAAAGATGGAAAAGTATGCGGTGTACGTGTAATCGATTTACTAGACGGTGAAGTATATGAAGTTTACGGTAAGAAAATTGTAAACGCAGCTGGTCCTTGGGTAGATACACTTCGTGAAAAAGATAACTCGAAAAAAGGAAAAGTACTTCAGTTATCAAAAGGTGTTCACTTAGTAATTGATCAAAAACGTTTCCCACTCGGGCAAGCAATTTACTTCGATACACCAGATAAACGTATGGTGTTCGCGATTCCTCGCGGCGGAAAAACATACGTAGGTACAACGGATACGTTCTATGATAAAGACGCAGCTGTACCACAAATGACAACAGAAGATCGCACATATATCATTAATGCGATTAACTACATGTTCCCAAGCGTGAAAATTACAGAGAAAGACATTGAATCAAGCTGGGCTGGTGTACGTCCGTTAATTTATGAAGAAGGTAAGAATGCATCTGAAATTTCTCGTAAAGATGAAATTTGGACTTCTGAATCTGGTTTAATTACAATCGCAGGTGGTAAATTAACAGGATACCGTAAAATGGCTGAAATGGTAGTAGATTACGTAACGAACTTACTACAAAAAGAAGGTCATAGCGCATATCCGAAGAGCGACACGAAACATATGCCGATCTCTGGTGGGCATGTAGATGGTTCACACGGATTCCCAGCATTCGTTGCGAAAAAAGCAGACGAAGGTACGAAATCTGGTTTAACGAAAGTACAAGCAGAAGAGTTCGCGAAATTCTACGGCTCTAACGTTGATGTACTGTTCGACTTAGCGAAAAAACATAAAGAAGAAGCGAAAGAATACAACATGCCGCTTGACGTTCTAATCCCGCTTGTATACGCAATGGATTACGAAATGACAGCAAAACCAGTTGACTTCTTCGTACGCCGCAGAGGCGCTGTATTCTTCAACATCCACTGGGTATACGAGTGGAAAGAAGCAGTAATCAACTATATGGCTGCGAAACTAGGCTGGAGCAAAGAAGAACAAATGAAATATACAGCTGAACTAGAAAAAGCATTAACAGACGCTGTAATTCCTGTAGATCAACAAGAACAGGCAGCTGCGTTAGCATAA
- a CDS encoding PadR family transcriptional regulator yields the protein MDKEILKGSIDILLLSIIAKRDTYGYEIAQSLKDASEDLYSMGQGTLYPALKRLEKKEFLESYWNESENGMKRKFYTITDKGKKELQKKVNSWESVTALIQACQKGVIYE from the coding sequence TTGGATAAAGAAATCTTGAAGGGAAGTATAGATATTTTATTGCTTTCTATCATTGCAAAACGTGATACATACGGATACGAAATAGCTCAAAGTTTAAAGGATGCAAGTGAAGATTTGTATAGTATGGGACAGGGAACTTTGTATCCTGCTTTAAAGAGATTAGAGAAAAAGGAGTTTCTTGAATCTTATTGGAATGAATCTGAGAATGGGATGAAAAGGAAATTCTATACTATTACAGATAAAGGGAAAAAAGAATTGCAGAAGAAAGTGAACTCTTGGGAAAGTGTAACAGCATTAATTCAAGCTTGTCAGAAAGGAGTTATTTATGAGTGA
- a CDS encoding VanZ family protein: protein MSEFDEYIKSILAYSELSDIEQDELFLEMYDHLNSLKEEYMEQGMNEKEAIYKAIQSFGESKVIGVEINKSVYEVPRPLKVLSKVLCIPYIIICFIVFLGTFISTSTFDSVRSLTGGGTVYHPIEFWQQFLHISDLETLLQLFGITLWQVKDFIAHPGPWGNSTYWLSVLQHIILVVPFGFFVPVLINKVTNYKKARKWYVMTFLVWEILHLLTLSDVFDVWRIAINMLGASVGYLLFIIIMQMDNKFRVMRKKIFEN, encoded by the coding sequence ATGAGTGAATTTGATGAGTATATTAAGTCTATTTTAGCCTATTCAGAACTTAGTGATATTGAACAGGATGAGTTATTTCTAGAAATGTATGATCACTTGAACAGCTTGAAAGAAGAATATATGGAACAAGGTATGAATGAAAAAGAAGCGATTTATAAAGCGATTCAAAGTTTTGGAGAATCAAAAGTTATTGGCGTAGAGATTAATAAATCGGTATACGAAGTTCCTAGGCCATTAAAGGTGTTATCAAAAGTTTTATGTATTCCTTATATAATCATTTGTTTTATTGTCTTTTTAGGAACGTTTATTTCAACTTCTACATTTGACTCTGTTCGCAGTTTGACAGGTGGTGGGACTGTCTATCATCCCATTGAATTTTGGCAGCAATTTTTACATATATCTGATTTAGAAACGTTATTACAACTTTTTGGAATAACACTTTGGCAAGTTAAAGATTTTATTGCACATCCAGGTCCTTGGGGAAACTCAACTTATTGGTTAAGCGTTTTACAACATATAATATTAGTAGTTCCATTCGGATTTTTCGTTCCAGTGCTGATTAATAAAGTGACTAACTATAAGAAAGCTCGTAAGTGGTATGTTATGACCTTTCTTGTTTGGGAGATATTACATTTACTAACTTTGTCTGATGTTTTTGATGTGTGGCGGATTGCTATAAATATGCTCGGTGCGTCGGTAGGATATCTTTTATTTATAATCATAATGCAAATGGATAATAAATTTAGGGTTATGCGAAAGAAGATATTTGAAAATTAG
- a CDS encoding sigma-70 family RNA polymerase sigma factor — translation MDELTIEAFEIEDKEDLIDEIMNKYGQEVLQLVYSYVNNKEIAEDLTQDIFVKCYKSLHTYKGNSNLKTWLWRIAINHCKDYIKSWYNKKVIVTEDESVYIGVQNDSVEQTVIQNAEDSRLALAVMSLPIKYREVIYLFYYEELSIKEIATVIDVKENTIKTRLKKAKELLKEGLEE, via the coding sequence GTGGATGAATTAACGATAGAAGCGTTTGAAATAGAAGATAAGGAGGACCTTATCGACGAAATAATGAACAAGTATGGACAAGAAGTCTTACAGCTTGTGTATTCGTATGTGAATAATAAAGAAATTGCGGAGGATTTAACGCAAGATATATTTGTGAAATGCTATAAATCTCTTCATACATATAAAGGGAATTCAAACTTAAAAACATGGCTATGGAGAATTGCGATTAATCATTGTAAGGACTATATAAAAAGTTGGTATAACAAAAAGGTAATCGTTACAGAGGATGAATCTGTGTATATTGGGGTTCAAAATGATAGTGTCGAACAAACTGTCATTCAAAATGCGGAGGATAGTAGGTTGGCTTTGGCAGTAATGAGTTTACCGATAAAATATCGAGAAGTCATTTATCTATTTTATTATGAAGAGTTATCAATTAAAGAGATTGCTACGGTAATAGACGTGAAAGAAAACACGATAAAAACGAGATTGAAAAAAGCGAAGGAGCTTTTGAAGGAAGGATTGGAGGAATAA
- a CDS encoding PadR family transcriptional regulator — translation MEDRLKGLRKSMENTTFKHLSFSDQHRKRVREKIKQSSEKEEDILLAVLQLLMNEKTGYELMQLLRGRGIQKFEGDEGSLYTLLHRLEQNRFIQSSWDHAGAKYYQLNDKGNKMLRKVEKNAMKARFILKGLVQE, via the coding sequence ATGGAAGATCGATTAAAAGGCTTGCGAAAATCAATGGAGAACACAACGTTTAAACATTTGAGTTTTTCTGATCAACATCGAAAGCGGGTGCGCGAAAAAATCAAGCAATCATCCGAAAAGGAAGAAGATATCCTTTTAGCGGTGTTACAACTTCTTATGAATGAAAAAACAGGTTATGAATTGATGCAGTTGCTAAGAGGTAGAGGGATTCAAAAATTCGAAGGTGATGAAGGGTCTCTATACACTTTATTACATCGTTTAGAACAGAACCGCTTTATCCAATCTAGCTGGGATCACGCAGGAGCTAAATATTATCAATTAAATGATAAAGGAAACAAGATGTTGCGAAAGGTAGAGAAAAATGCTATGAAGGCGCGATTTATATTAAAAGGATTAGTACAGGAGTGA
- a CDS encoding FtsW/RodA/SpoVE family cell cycle protein produces MNKKGEHFLKEVTNHIKSKEAKDLVATELDFHLKQAKNMWVEKGLSEEVAEDKAVEQMGSPIKLGQELNKLHKPKVDWFLIGLLVAAMGLGFLPVLALGHADLLMNKVIFVILGVTTAIGMMLFDYRKLERLGWLFYTIGVLILLAIKCFPTISVNGEALIKIGPIKIDCLMTIPFFFLAWASFFNNSRLKFIHLFMLYVFSLYLFLTTSIMVPIYIYITMVFVMLWWSKLGKKTAWLITILPIFLFIIRDLFSWSAVKEYRIARVLGFLNPEHDLWYLRLKEAMSSAGWFGTYGNIKSIPAAHTDFVFASLTYYYGYVLALVLVIILSLFAVRIMNIAYKINDGYGKLLLVGGVTLFVIHFICNVGMILGLLPRASISLPFISYGLTPTVFHALLMGIVLSVYRRKDMPFRMKRTP; encoded by the coding sequence TTGAATAAAAAAGGGGAGCATTTTTTAAAAGAAGTTACGAACCATATAAAATCAAAAGAAGCGAAGGACTTGGTGGCAACAGAACTAGACTTTCACTTGAAACAGGCCAAGAATATGTGGGTAGAAAAAGGGTTAAGTGAGGAAGTTGCGGAAGATAAGGCCGTTGAACAAATGGGAAGTCCAATCAAGCTTGGCCAGGAACTTAATAAACTACATAAGCCAAAGGTTGATTGGTTCTTAATTGGTTTATTAGTGGCTGCGATGGGGCTAGGATTTTTGCCAGTTTTAGCTCTTGGACATGCTGACTTATTAATGAATAAGGTGATATTTGTAATTCTTGGTGTTACAACAGCGATTGGGATGATGCTATTTGATTATCGGAAGTTAGAGAGACTCGGGTGGCTGTTTTATACAATTGGTGTACTTATCTTGTTAGCTATAAAATGTTTTCCGACTATTTCTGTGAATGGGGAAGCGTTAATAAAAATTGGTCCCATCAAAATTGACTGTTTAATGACAATACCATTCTTTTTTCTAGCCTGGGCTTCATTTTTTAATAACAGTAGATTAAAGTTTATACATCTTTTCATGCTGTACGTATTTTCTTTATATCTATTTTTAACTACATCAATTATGGTGCCGATTTATATTTATATTACGATGGTATTCGTTATGCTTTGGTGGAGTAAGCTAGGAAAGAAAACAGCATGGCTCATTACTATTTTACCAATTTTTCTCTTCATTATTAGGGATTTATTTTCCTGGTCTGCTGTAAAAGAATACCGGATAGCTAGAGTTTTAGGGTTTTTAAACCCAGAGCATGATCTATGGTATTTACGTTTAAAAGAGGCGATGTCGTCGGCAGGTTGGTTTGGTACATATGGAAATATAAAGTCTATCCCTGCTGCGCATACTGATTTTGTATTTGCAAGTTTGACTTACTATTATGGATATGTGCTTGCGCTAGTTCTTGTCATTATTCTTTCTCTTTTTGCAGTAAGAATAATGAACATAGCTTATAAAATAAATGACGGTTATGGTAAATTGCTGCTCGTTGGCGGAGTGACTCTTTTTGTAATCCATTTTATTTGTAACGTTGGCATGATTTTAGGATTATTACCGCGTGCTTCTATATCATTACCTTTTATTAGTTATGGATTAACACCGACTGTATTCCATGCGCTTTTAATGGGGATTGTGTTAAGTGTATATCGACGTAAAGATATGCCATTTAGAATGAAAAGAACACCTTGA
- a CDS encoding IS3 family transposase (programmed frameshift) gives MKTRVHYPEEIKWKVIEMKKDGYSNRTIMEKFGIKNVSQIKTWMKWYRTGQTYRFQQPVGKQYSYGKGPKELNELEQLRLENKPVKNKITDMGKVSGNRKELNLETVVTLWTDFKTKLTVKELCNVLELPRSTFYRWLQRTVDLRDEIEEKIKDVCLRHKLRYGYRRVTATLRKMGLCVNHKKVLRIMRQNQILSKVRRKKKKYISGAEPVIAPHRLERQFDASAPNEKWFTDVTYLLFGERTLYLSTIMDAFNREIISYVISESQALPLAMKTLKQAMRGRKVKDVLLHSDQGSIYTAKEFQAYAKENGIITSMSRRGNCHDNAVMESFFGHLKSEAFYSQEITKVSNTTVRKIVLEYIHYYNCVRIQEKLNHLSPKEFREQVV, from the exons TTGAAGACAAGAGTTCATTACCCAGAAGAAATAAAGTGGAAAGTGATTGAAATGAAAAAGGATGGATATTCCAATCGGACCATTATGGAGAAGTTTGGAATTAAAAATGTTTCCCAAATTAAGACATGGATGAAGTGGTATCGTACCGGTCAAACGTACCGTTTTCAACAACCTGTAGGAAAGCAATATTCTTATGGAAAAGGGCCAAAAGAGTTAAATGAATTGGAACAGCTACGGTTAGAAAATAAAC CAGTTAAAAACAAAATTACTGATATGGGGAAAGTATCCGGAAATCGAAAGGAGTTGAACCTGGAAACTGTAGTTACTTTATGGACCGATTTCAAAACAAAACTAACGGTAAAAGAATTGTGTAATGTATTAGAATTACCCCGGTCTACATTTTATCGTTGGTTACAACGAACAGTGGACCTAAGAGATGAGATAGAAGAGAAAATAAAGGATGTTTGTCTTCGGCATAAATTACGATATGGATATCGAAGAGTGACCGCAACTCTTCGGAAAATGGGACTGTGTGTGAATCATAAAAAAGTATTACGAATCATGAGACAAAATCAGATTCTCTCAAAAGTTCGTCGAAAGAAAAAGAAATATATCAGTGGTGCGGAGCCAGTAATAGCCCCTCATCGATTGGAACGCCAATTCGATGCATCCGCACCAAATGAAAAGTGGTTTACGGATGTGACGTATCTATTATTTGGAGAGCGTACCTTGTATTTATCAACGATTATGGATGCCTTTAATCGTGAAATTATTAGTTATGTCATCAGCGAGTCCCAAGCACTGCCATTAGCAATGAAGACATTAAAACAAGCAATGAGAGGGCGAAAAGTAAAAGATGTCCTTCTTCACTCAGATCAAGGAAGTATTTATACAGCGAAGGAATTTCAAGCATATGCCAAAGAAAATGGCATTATCACCAGCATGTCCCGGAGAGGAAATTGCCATGATAATGCCGTCATGGAAAGCTTCTTTGGTCATTTGAAAAGTGAAGCCTTCTATTCACAAGAGATAACAAAAGTATCCAACACAACTGTGCGAAAGATTGTGCTAGAATACATTCATTACTACAATTGTGTGCGAATTCAAGAAAAATTAAACCACCTATCCCCTAAAGAATTTAGGGAACAAGTGGTTTAG